Proteins from a single region of Thermogemmata fonticola:
- a CDS encoding phospholipase C/P1 nuclease family protein codes for MLACRFLACAVVLVGTISWVWGWTRAHDQASRMPALAGLVPEPFRSHPDHCAFGVYPDRMNDWDIAQGENGRWAVLLLVREAVEALRQGDGPRACFLASVASHYPQDALCMSHSPLLMMSNARASDDLLPASVRPLLDKLPVERASREVRRYARGRKAELMKDRGFFTAQKPPELLPDLYTGVQGYVHDWLEDTAAALSLPPDQRGTIVGGQSLGQQPAWTWSEILRRRSKALQGTPLERLTEYERCNGIEGWSFYHRWLAAEYQGQWLLPFALWHHWPDKPAFRDSEALQAVFAEEFRIGVEATATLYRYVATAAQTQVVADWGPFKDHDARFDALVKEDVTIQVAEDRPDWRRAAAFLHQEFLFARQRQKSQANIALQTDAADARPAPAGHWIVLEKGTAYRLDVRPRAPGQPWLAIRLQVPDKDLAAMSHLVDLLLDEAQAPLWSTSPPQTVLKALTVYWAGSHLMRDLRTQKRSPEQLLDFVRQVPHRNTEDDKARFADAVRSTQRTPGLHPWLRWWQTYTP; via the coding sequence ATGCTTGCCTGCCGTTTTCTGGCTTGCGCCGTTGTCCTGGTCGGGACAATCTCCTGGGTCTGGGGTTGGACGCGAGCACATGACCAAGCGTCCCGCATGCCGGCCCTCGCTGGTTTGGTTCCGGAACCCTTTCGCTCCCATCCCGACCACTGCGCTTTCGGGGTTTATCCGGACCGGATGAACGACTGGGACATTGCCCAAGGGGAGAATGGCCGCTGGGCCGTGCTGCTGCTGGTCCGCGAAGCGGTCGAGGCGTTGCGGCAGGGCGATGGTCCACGGGCCTGTTTTCTGGCTTCGGTGGCCAGCCATTATCCTCAGGATGCGTTGTGCATGAGCCACAGTCCGCTCCTGATGATGAGCAACGCCAGGGCGTCAGACGATCTGCTTCCTGCTTCCGTCCGTCCGCTGCTGGACAAATTGCCGGTGGAGCGTGCCAGCCGGGAAGTGCGGCGTTATGCCCGAGGTCGGAAAGCCGAGTTGATGAAGGACCGGGGCTTTTTCACCGCGCAGAAGCCTCCCGAATTGTTACCGGACCTCTACACCGGGGTCCAAGGTTACGTCCACGACTGGCTGGAAGATACCGCCGCTGCCTTGTCCTTGCCCCCGGACCAGCGAGGGACCATTGTCGGCGGTCAGAGTTTGGGGCAACAGCCCGCTTGGACTTGGTCCGAGATTCTGCGTCGGCGCAGCAAGGCTTTGCAAGGCACGCCTCTGGAACGGCTGACGGAATACGAGCGGTGCAACGGCATCGAAGGCTGGAGCTTCTACCATCGTTGGCTGGCCGCCGAATACCAAGGCCAGTGGCTCTTGCCCTTTGCCCTCTGGCACCACTGGCCGGATAAGCCCGCGTTTCGCGATTCCGAGGCCTTGCAAGCGGTCTTCGCTGAGGAGTTCCGCATCGGGGTGGAAGCGACCGCCACGCTCTATCGCTATGTCGCTACCGCCGCTCAAACTCAAGTCGTCGCGGACTGGGGACCGTTCAAGGATCACGATGCCCGCTTCGATGCCCTGGTCAAGGAGGACGTGACCATCCAAGTCGCGGAAGACCGCCCCGATTGGCGCCGAGCCGCTGCTTTCCTCCATCAAGAGTTCCTTTTCGCTCGCCAACGCCAGAAAAGCCAGGCCAACATTGCCCTGCAAACCGACGCCGCCGACGCCCGTCCCGCCCCCGCCGGACATTGGATCGTGCTGGAAAAAGGAACCGCTTACCGGCTCGACGTCCGCCCCCGTGCTCCTGGCCAGCCCTGGCTCGCTATTCGTCTGCAAGTGCCCGACAAAGACCTGGCGGCAATGAGCCACCTCGTGGATTTGCTCCTGGACGAAGCCCAGGCGCCCCTGTGGAGTACCAGCCCGCCGCAAACCGTTCTGAAAGCTCTGACTGTGTACTGGGCCGGCAGCCATCTCATGAGAGACTTGCGCACCCAAAAGCGCTCCCCGGAGCAGTTGTTAGACTTCGTCCGCCAGGTTCCTCACCGCAATACCGAGGATGACAAGGCCCGTTTCGCTGACGCCGTGCGCTCCACGCAGCGAACGCCGGGACTTCACCCCTGGCTGCGGTGGTGGCAAACCTACACCCCCTGA
- a CDS encoding Gfo/Idh/MocA family protein: MTRLRTAVIGVGHLGQHHARILAHLPDVELVGVVDVNPEQARLVAERLGTRPYTHYQPLLRQVDAVHVVTPTVYHHEVAAAFLEAGVPVLVEKPICRTLAEADHLIALAQRAGVPLQVGHIERFNPAFEELLRRPIRPKFIEAERHGPFTGRSTDIGAVLDLMIHDLDLLLTLVGAPVERVAAVGASVFGGHEDMVNARLEFANGCIAHVTASRITRHPKRRLRIWAPEGYAGIDFVTRKLILVQPSEEVRRYGIPLEQLDAAARARLKEELFGRYLQVLHLDGDRKGDMLTAEIQHFLHCVRTGERPRVSGQDGREALALAERVLDALHQHAWEGHAHGPVGPHQLPAPAGYLFSPAQLARPEAEPNAEAA; the protein is encoded by the coding sequence ATGACCCGTTTACGCACCGCTGTCATCGGCGTCGGACATCTGGGCCAGCACCATGCCCGCATTCTGGCCCACCTGCCGGATGTGGAACTGGTCGGCGTGGTGGATGTCAATCCCGAACAGGCCCGCCTCGTCGCTGAACGTCTCGGCACCCGCCCCTACACCCACTACCAGCCGCTTCTGCGCCAGGTGGATGCGGTGCATGTGGTCACCCCAACCGTGTATCATCACGAGGTGGCCGCCGCCTTTCTCGAAGCCGGGGTTCCTGTGCTGGTGGAAAAGCCGATCTGCCGCACTCTGGCCGAAGCGGACCACCTCATCGCCCTGGCCCAGCGCGCCGGCGTCCCCCTCCAGGTCGGGCACATCGAGCGCTTCAACCCCGCCTTCGAGGAACTCCTCCGCCGGCCCATCCGCCCCAAATTCATCGAAGCCGAACGCCACGGCCCCTTCACCGGCCGCTCTACGGACATCGGCGCGGTCCTGGACCTGATGATCCACGATCTGGACCTGCTGCTGACCCTGGTCGGCGCTCCTGTGGAGCGCGTGGCGGCGGTGGGAGCCTCCGTCTTCGGCGGGCACGAGGACATGGTCAACGCCCGGCTGGAATTCGCCAACGGCTGCATCGCCCACGTAACGGCCAGCCGCATCACCCGCCATCCCAAGCGCCGCCTGCGCATCTGGGCGCCCGAAGGGTACGCCGGCATCGACTTCGTCACGCGCAAGCTGATCCTGGTCCAACCCAGCGAGGAGGTGCGCCGCTACGGCATCCCCTTGGAGCAGCTCGACGCCGCCGCCCGCGCCCGCCTCAAGGAGGAACTCTTCGGCCGCTACCTCCAGGTCCTTCATCTTGACGGCGACCGCAAGGGGGACATGCTCACCGCGGAAATCCAGCACTTTTTGCACTGCGTCCGCACCGGGGAACGGCCCCGCGTCAGCGGTCAGGATGGCCGGGAAGCCCTCGCCCTGGCCGAACGCGTCCTTGATGCTCTGCACCAGCACGCCTGGGAAGGCCACGCCCACGGACCGGTCGGACCTCACCAGCTCCCTGCCCCCGCGGGCTACCTCTTTTCCCCTGCTCAACTCGCCCGTCCCGAAGCCGAACCTAACGCCGAAGCCGCCTGA
- a CDS encoding UDP-3-O-acyl-N-acetylglucosamine deacetylase gives MQILATRAQRTLARSAALTGRGLISGQPVRLSLHPAPPDSGIVFRRLDLPGAPLIPAQVSAAVGTQRRTTLSSSSHSVTVVEHLLAALAGLRIDNCRIDLEGPEPPGLDGSAADYARLLLSAGSILQPRPRRIWSVTQPLTLRREGATLTFHPPPPGCCELRLTYLLDYGPFAPIAPQRFSVRLTPAVFLQDVAPCRTFLTVREAQQLREQGIGTHLQPSDILVFGPSGPVDNRLRFADEPARHKILDLIGDLALFGEDLAGHIVACRSGHTLNVELARRLGQGRQAIARPTATRALSWAA, from the coding sequence GTGCAGATTCTGGCCACACGCGCGCAGCGCACCTTGGCTCGAAGTGCCGCCCTCACGGGGCGGGGATTGATCAGCGGCCAGCCGGTCCGCCTCAGCTTGCATCCAGCCCCGCCGGATAGCGGCATCGTCTTTCGGCGGCTGGACCTGCCCGGCGCCCCGCTGATTCCCGCTCAGGTTTCCGCTGCGGTGGGGACCCAACGGCGTACCACCCTGAGCAGCTCCAGCCACAGCGTCACCGTGGTCGAACATTTGCTGGCTGCTCTCGCGGGCTTGCGCATCGACAACTGCCGCATCGATCTGGAAGGACCGGAACCGCCGGGCCTGGACGGCTCCGCCGCCGATTATGCCCGCCTGCTTCTGAGCGCTGGCAGCATCCTTCAGCCCCGCCCGCGCCGTATCTGGAGTGTCACGCAGCCCCTCACGCTCCGCCGGGAGGGCGCGACCTTGACTTTCCATCCGCCTCCGCCTGGCTGCTGCGAACTGCGGCTGACTTACCTGCTCGACTACGGCCCGTTTGCTCCCATCGCACCGCAGCGCTTCAGCGTCCGCCTGACACCCGCGGTCTTCCTCCAGGACGTGGCCCCCTGCCGCACCTTCCTCACCGTGCGGGAAGCCCAGCAGTTGCGCGAACAGGGCATCGGGACGCATCTTCAACCGTCGGACATTCTGGTCTTCGGTCCGAGCGGTCCGGTGGACAACCGCCTGCGCTTTGCCGATGAACCGGCCCGGCACAAAATCCTGGACCTGATCGGCGATCTGGCCTTGTTCGGCGAAGACCTGGCCGGGCATATTGTGGCCTGCCGGTCCGGCCATACCCTCAACGTGGAACTGGCCCGGCGTCTGGGACAGGGACGGCAAGCCATCGCCCGGCCGACTGCGACACGCGCCCTCTCCTGGGCCGCTTGA
- a CDS encoding OmpH family outer membrane protein produces the protein MIRLFRRLAAGLAALALAGLSVPAQGQQPATTPQGTAPSRPTIAVFNMAAVMRDYGKAKYQVYLLNKKREELSKDILVWRSELAKLQQEYQQQQVAELRDKIGKQMVELSRKIQDREAEVNRILNDEASAIISQLYDEIKLVVDKTAEMNGYHIVFAYPDAVTAEEMKNPMIKELKLKPSAAQPFYVARQVDLTPVLIQTLNAWYPPKDAQGNIVDVNKLPPLGQGVTPTGGSAPANPTQR, from the coding sequence GTGATACGACTCTTCCGACGACTGGCGGCAGGTTTGGCAGCCCTCGCACTGGCCGGACTGAGCGTCCCGGCTCAAGGCCAGCAGCCCGCGACCACACCCCAGGGAACCGCTCCATCCCGGCCCACCATCGCCGTCTTCAACATGGCCGCCGTTATGCGCGACTACGGCAAAGCCAAATACCAGGTGTACCTCCTCAACAAAAAGCGGGAGGAACTGTCCAAGGACATCCTCGTCTGGCGCTCGGAATTGGCCAAACTCCAGCAAGAGTACCAGCAGCAGCAGGTGGCGGAACTGCGCGACAAAATCGGCAAGCAGATGGTCGAACTGAGCCGCAAAATCCAGGACCGCGAAGCCGAGGTCAACCGTATCCTCAACGACGAGGCGAGCGCCATTATCTCGCAACTTTACGATGAAATTAAACTGGTAGTGGACAAAACTGCTGAGATGAACGGCTATCACATTGTTTTCGCCTATCCTGATGCGGTCACCGCTGAGGAGATGAAAAACCCGATGATTAAGGAGCTAAAGCTCAAGCCGTCGGCGGCCCAGCCGTTCTACGTCGCCCGGCAAGTGGACTTGACACCGGTGTTAATCCAGACGCTCAACGCCTGGTATCCCCCCAAGGATGCCCAGGGGAACATCGTGGATGTGAACAAGCTGCCGCCGTTGGGTCAAGGGGTGACGCCGACGGGCGGTTCCGCTCCCGCCAATCCGACGCAGCGCTGA
- the folE gene encoding GTP cyclohydrolase I FolE has protein sequence MPVDHQRICKAVREILLAIGEDPDREGLRDTPERVARMYAEVFSGLHENPAFHLRKTFVQKHDEMVLVKDIPFASFCEHHLLPFIGLAHVAYLPNGRIVGLSKLARVVEVVSRRPQVQERMTEQIADLIMEHLRPRGVAVILEADHTCMSLRGVRKPGARTITSSMRGGFLEHAATRAELMALVFGRGS, from the coding sequence TTGCCTGTGGACCACCAGCGCATTTGCAAAGCGGTGCGGGAGATTTTGCTTGCGATTGGAGAGGACCCGGATCGGGAAGGCTTGCGTGACACGCCGGAACGGGTCGCTCGCATGTATGCCGAGGTCTTCAGCGGCCTGCACGAAAATCCCGCCTTCCATCTGCGCAAAACCTTCGTCCAGAAACACGACGAAATGGTTCTGGTCAAGGACATTCCTTTCGCGTCGTTCTGCGAGCATCACCTGCTGCCGTTCATCGGCCTGGCCCACGTGGCCTATTTACCCAATGGCCGGATCGTCGGCTTGTCCAAGCTGGCGCGGGTGGTGGAGGTGGTCTCCCGGCGGCCGCAGGTTCAGGAACGGATGACCGAGCAGATCGCGGACCTGATCATGGAGCATTTGCGACCGCGGGGGGTGGCGGTGATCTTGGAGGCGGACCACACCTGCATGAGCCTGCGTGGGGTGCGCAAGCCGGGTGCGCGGACCATCACCAGTTCCATGCGCGGCGGCTTTCTGGAACATGCCGCCACCCGTGCGGAATTGATGGCCCTGGTCTTTGGCCGCGGCAGTTGA
- a CDS encoding FAD-binding oxidoreductase codes for MAQASTTLAEDLRGLFRGMLRVDAVARRLYARDASIFEVEPQAVAIPQDADDLAVLLKYCQEHQLPVTARGAGTGLAGESVGAGVIVDLSVHFQAIRQIASDSVTVEAGVRYAALAAALAEQGRRLAPDPASGDVCTIGGMIATNASGSNLYRHGYIRDYVQELEVLWDNGESARLISPAARPCPLKRGESGETGVRPAAPPAAEGPRTADIRRGVTELLSAHRHLIACRPTATPYDRCGYRLDDVWTPAGVDLARLLVGSEGTLGLVTAARLRTIPLPGGCAMLLLGFASLEAAVRAGSDCRRFPLTACDLLDQRLLSLRRRPAHPGALAIPPSVAAALLVTIEADSPEQALERGWGLANTLCSAAGAVLLAEPSCDPQQQARMRAVRQEAVRGLYALGPGPRPLPGIEDLGVPAEELPAFIAALLELLQRREVTAALLIHLLTGQVHLRPLLDLEQPQDRVRLWTLAEEVHTLVLRLGGTVSTQHGVGWARTPWVERQVGPLYPLYRELKRIFDPRHLLNPGKIVGPDPSREAWPLYEPLPPPNPPPLSANGRRPLPLVFDAAAAAEAARCSRCGDCRTHQLPQRMCPLFRIAELELAAPRAKAELFRLLHNHPPRPEDLDALTQIADWCFLCEMCRLECDVHVDVPRLMLELKGQLHAVEGPRRFEWFLSRLDFWAAWGSRLAPLSNFLLRRRLFRWLLEKLTGLSRHRRLPRFARPSFFRWARRQGLTEHPPAAARGRFAYFVDLYAAYHDPSLAEAVVAVLRHHGSAVYVPPRQRSAGLGPWSAGDLEAFRELARHNVRLLAECVRDGYHIVCSEPTAALLLRRYYPLLLDDPEARLVAEHTQELTTLLVHWQQQGLLREDFQPLPWHVAHHTPCHLKALGGPAATATLLERVPALRVEPLEAGCSGMAGLWGQHAAALPLSLQVAQPLAAALSAARATLTTSECSACRLQLQHLTGYRSFHPVQLLALAYGLLPALQPRLSLPLPLSPLLSE; via the coding sequence GTGGCGCAAGCGTCAACAACGTTAGCCGAGGATTTGCGCGGGCTGTTCCGGGGGATGCTCCGCGTCGATGCGGTGGCCCGGCGGCTCTATGCCCGCGATGCCAGCATTTTCGAGGTGGAACCGCAGGCGGTGGCCATCCCGCAGGATGCGGACGACCTGGCCGTGCTGCTGAAATACTGCCAGGAGCACCAACTGCCGGTGACGGCGCGCGGGGCAGGGACGGGCCTGGCCGGCGAGAGCGTCGGCGCCGGGGTCATCGTCGACCTGAGCGTGCACTTCCAGGCGATCCGGCAGATCGCATCCGACAGTGTCACCGTGGAAGCCGGGGTGCGCTATGCGGCGTTGGCAGCGGCACTGGCGGAGCAGGGCCGGCGCCTGGCTCCCGACCCGGCCAGCGGCGACGTCTGTACCATCGGCGGGATGATCGCCACCAATGCCTCCGGTTCCAATCTTTACCGCCACGGCTACATCCGCGATTATGTGCAAGAGCTGGAGGTCCTCTGGGACAATGGGGAGTCAGCGCGCCTGATCAGTCCGGCGGCGCGCCCCTGCCCTCTGAAGCGCGGCGAGAGCGGGGAAACCGGGGTACGCCCTGCCGCCCCCCCTGCGGCGGAGGGACCCCGCACCGCGGACATTCGCCGGGGTGTCACCGAACTGCTCTCCGCCCATCGCCACCTGATTGCCTGCCGCCCCACGGCCACGCCGTATGACCGCTGCGGCTACCGCCTCGATGACGTCTGGACGCCTGCGGGGGTGGACCTGGCCCGCTTGCTCGTCGGCTCGGAAGGGACGCTCGGCCTTGTTACCGCCGCCCGCCTGCGCACCATTCCCCTGCCCGGCGGTTGCGCCATGCTCTTGCTCGGCTTTGCCAGTCTGGAAGCGGCGGTACGTGCCGGGAGCGACTGCCGCCGCTTTCCCCTCACAGCCTGCGATCTGCTCGATCAGCGTCTGCTTTCGCTGCGTCGCCGCCCTGCACATCCCGGCGCCTTGGCCATTCCGCCGTCCGTGGCCGCCGCCCTGCTGGTCACCATCGAAGCGGACAGTCCGGAGCAGGCCCTGGAGCGCGGCTGGGGTTTGGCCAACACCCTCTGTTCCGCGGCGGGAGCGGTACTGCTGGCGGAACCCTCCTGCGACCCGCAGCAGCAGGCGCGCATGCGGGCCGTGCGCCAGGAGGCGGTCCGCGGCCTCTACGCTCTCGGTCCGGGTCCCCGGCCTTTGCCCGGTATCGAAGACCTGGGCGTCCCCGCCGAAGAACTCCCCGCCTTCATCGCCGCTTTGCTCGAATTGCTCCAGCGCCGCGAAGTCACCGCCGCCCTGCTCATCCATCTGCTCACCGGTCAGGTCCACCTTCGGCCTCTGCTCGATCTGGAGCAGCCCCAGGACCGCGTCCGCCTCTGGACCCTCGCCGAGGAAGTCCACACTCTGGTCCTGCGCCTCGGCGGCACGGTCAGTACGCAGCATGGCGTCGGCTGGGCACGCACCCCTTGGGTCGAACGCCAGGTCGGACCCCTTTACCCCCTCTATCGTGAACTCAAGCGCATCTTCGACCCCCGCCATCTGCTCAATCCGGGCAAGATCGTCGGTCCGGACCCCAGCCGCGAAGCCTGGCCGCTCTACGAACCGCTGCCGCCACCGAACCCCCCGCCGCTTTCCGCCAATGGCCGCCGCCCTCTGCCTCTGGTGTTCGATGCTGCCGCTGCCGCCGAAGCCGCCCGTTGCTCCCGCTGTGGCGATTGCCGCACTCACCAGTTGCCCCAGCGCATGTGTCCCCTGTTTCGCATCGCCGAGCTGGAGCTGGCCGCCCCCCGCGCCAAAGCCGAACTCTTCCGCCTCCTGCACAATCATCCCCCGCGTCCGGAGGACCTCGACGCCCTCACCCAGATCGCCGATTGGTGCTTCCTCTGCGAAATGTGCCGCCTGGAATGCGACGTCCACGTCGATGTCCCGCGTCTGATGCTGGAACTGAAGGGGCAGTTGCACGCGGTAGAAGGCCCGCGCCGCTTTGAGTGGTTCCTCAGCCGCTTGGACTTCTGGGCCGCCTGGGGCAGCCGCCTGGCTCCATTGAGCAACTTCCTGTTGCGCCGCCGCCTGTTCCGCTGGCTGCTGGAAAAGCTCACCGGTCTGTCGCGCCACCGCCGTCTCCCGCGCTTCGCCCGTCCCTCCTTTTTCCGCTGGGCACGCCGCCAGGGTCTGACCGAACATCCGCCCGCCGCCGCCCGCGGACGCTTCGCCTACTTCGTCGATCTGTACGCCGCCTATCATGACCCCTCGCTGGCCGAAGCGGTTGTCGCTGTCCTGCGCCACCACGGCTCCGCCGTCTATGTCCCGCCGCGACAACGCTCCGCCGGGCTGGGACCCTGGAGCGCCGGCGACCTGGAAGCCTTCCGCGAACTGGCCCGCCATAACGTCCGCCTCCTCGCCGAATGCGTCCGCGACGGCTACCACATCGTTTGCTCCGAACCCACCGCCGCCCTGCTTCTCCGCCGCTATTACCCCCTGCTCCTGGACGATCCCGAAGCCCGCCTCGTCGCCGAGCACACCCAGGAGCTGACCACCCTCCTGGTCCACTGGCAGCAGCAAGGGCTGTTGCGCGAGGACTTCCAGCCCCTGCCCTGGCATGTGGCCCATCACACGCCCTGCCATCTCAAGGCGCTGGGCGGACCCGCAGCCACCGCGACGCTGCTGGAACGAGTGCCCGCCCTGCGGGTGGAGCCGCTTGAGGCCGGCTGCTCCGGCATGGCCGGCTTGTGGGGCCAGCACGCCGCGGCTCTGCCGTTGTCCCTGCAAGTGGCTCAGCCTTTGGCCGCCGCTCTAAGCGCCGCCCGTGCCACCCTCACCACCAGCGAATGCTCCGCCTGCCGCCTCCAGCTCCAGCACCTGACCGGCTATCGCTCCTTCCACCCCGTGCAGCTTCTGGCCCTGGCCTACGGCCTGCTCCCCGCCCTGCAACCCCGCCTCTCCCTCCCCCTGCCCCTCTCCCCCCTCCTTAGTGAGTGA